The Arachis hypogaea cultivar Tifrunner chromosome 14, arahy.Tifrunner.gnm2.J5K5, whole genome shotgun sequence genome has a segment encoding these proteins:
- the LOC112743813 gene encoding uncharacterized protein: MVSGKAIEVPQQGTVLQIKQDDKFFCRLLSKENSMSLPSFRDAAVTVPFVWESQPGTPKYEFSEDALPPLTPPPSYYFNNNNTMKKIGSCSRSNSKKKLLMALFPKLMNLKKAILPSNCSSSPPSFDSSFSSPSNCSSSWSSSDSSSKVVGRRRRFLSHGSSFDFRGDHDEDGDDVTSPNSTLCFGIHCSTTFNKSNNSNNGDSLWRM; this comes from the coding sequence atggttaGTGGCAAAGCTATTGAAGTTCCTCAGCAGGGAACTGTTCTTCAAATCAAGCAAGATGATAAATTTTTCTGTAGGCTTCTATCTAAAGAGAATTCAATGTCACTTCCGTCTTTTAGGGATGCCGCGGTTACGGTTCCTTTTGTCTGGGAATCGCAACCTGGCACGCCTAAATACGAATTTTCTGAAGATGCTCTTCCTCCTCTAACGCCGCCGCCTTCTTATTACTTCAATAACAACAATACCATGAAGAAAATAGGCTCATGTTCAAGATCCAACAGCAAGAAGAAGCTTCTCATGGCTCTTTTCCCTAAATTGATGAATCTCAAGAAGGCCATTCTTCCATCTAATTGTTCATCATCACCACCATCATTtgattcatcattttcatccccATCTAATTGTTCCTCTTCATGGTCATCCTCAGATTCATCATCTAAGGTTGTTGGAAGGAGGAGAAGGTTCTTAAGCCATGGATCATCCTTTGATTTTAGGGGTGATCATgatgaagatggtgatgatgttACTTCACCAAATTCAACACTCTGCTTTGGCATTCATTGTTCTACTACCTTTAATAAGTCTAATAATTCCAACAATGGAGACTCATTATGGAGGATGTGA